The following DNA comes from Pristis pectinata isolate sPriPec2 chromosome 33, sPriPec2.1.pri, whole genome shotgun sequence.
GTGTTCAATAAAGACGTGCTTAATCACTAGGTGACACCCATATCCTACAGCCAAAAGAACTGCTTTCAGTGATGGTAATAGGCTGTTGGATCTCACGTGACGGTGTCGTAGAGGGTCCCGCCTCTCTAAGGTAAGAATGGGGTCACAAATGAAGGTGCTCCGGGAAGGATGTGTGGTTGTGTGCTGTTAGAAAGTGCACTCTGTATGCCCAGCCTCGCCATCCGTCGGAGACCAAATCAGATGACTCCAAGCAGATTTATCGCTCGGAGTTGAAGAATCACAGTCTCATCACCTGGGTAACTAGCTAGTGCAACTAAAACCACAATCCAGATGTTGCTACTATGAGTCACAACACTGCTAACACAGATGTTACAATACTGAAGTTACCACCTCCAGTGTTACAATTTAAAATTCACAATACAGATGTTGGAACCCAGATATTACAAAGTAAAACTTGTGATCCAGATGTTGCAATTCATAACACTGCAAACTTGATGTTATAACACAGATCTTATAATACAGATGTTGCCATCAAGATGTTACAACAAAAAACTTACAATCCAGATGGTACAGTACATATCTTAAAGGTCTTAATGCTGCTAACCAGATATTATGACATTGATGGTACAATATAACTATTGAGACCCAGTTGTTACAACCCACGTCTACAGCCTGCATTCTACTAAGCAGATGTTACAATCCTGAAGATGAGACTTGAAAGACAACCTAAATCTCATCATCCAGATTTTAAGACCTGTATATGAAGAAATCTTGCAATGCAGATGTTGACCCAGGTGTGCAACCTGCTGTATGCGATCTCGATGTTACAATCCAGCTGTTACTCTCAGTCCCACTGCTGTATATTTACTGGCTGCGTCTACCTGTGAAAGGCAGTGGGACTCCTACACTGGAACCTCACGCCGCTTTCTCCCGAACGCTTTTGCCCCAACGTCGGTGGGAATGAAGCTACTGCTGCCCATCGCCCCCGAGCGGCTGAGGAAGTTGGCCAAGCGGAACGTCACACACGTAGCCGTGTTACAGGAGCGCTTCTGCTTGTGGAGCAGGAGGAGCCTGCCGGCAAACATTGGGGAAAAATAAAGGAGTTAAAAACACTGGGAAAGGAGTGAGACGATCAGGACAGGAGTTAGACtgacagagagggaggcagagagggagcCAGGCCGGCTAACAGGTAGATGGATGGTAGAGGGgagagggacagacagacagacagagacagagagaagaaagagacgGGTAATGTGGAATAGAGAAGAATTATGCCCAGAGATCGTGGTACAGCTTGTTAGAAGGTGGAGAGTGCGAGGTCgtgacagagagggggagggggaaggggggggagagagagtgagagagagaggtagtgACAGAGATagagggatgggagagaggggggagagagagggagagggatggagagagagggggagagagaggggagggagagagagagggagagagagaggtaaagtgacagagaggggagggggagagggagggagagagtgagtgtgagagagaggggagagagagtgtgagagagagagatagaggggtgggagagagagagagacaaatatACAGAAGGAGCAGGGATGTAGATGGGCAGACAGGTATTCGATCAGGTGGTAGGATGCTGCGatagagagacacacagagacacagagaggaaTAGGGAGATACTTGGGCAGAGAGGCAGACCGGTGTTAGGGTGTTGGGGCAGAGAGTGGGAGGAAGAATGCAGAGAGGAAAGTAAGGGACAGGCAGGCAGCCAGAAAGAGAGACATATCGGAGCAGAGAGACGGGCAGAAGAGACACAGATAGGCAGCCAGAGAAAGGGCGAGGCAGATAGAAAATCAATGATGTGACAGAAGGAGACAGACAAGCAGGCAAGGGGACAGAGAGGTGAAAAGCAGAAGTGTGGACAAACAGAAagcgagggagagggagacagatgCTGACAGATGGGAGATACCGTCTCGCTCGCTGGTTATGATGATCCTGCACGTAGGCTGTCACAGGCTGGAGCAACTGCCTTTGTGTCAATCCTGGTAAATAGTGTCCATCCACACGTCGGATGAGAACCTTCCCCGGGTGTGGGCTGCCTGGAGATCTGAAACACGTCAAAAGCCTGATTGTCATCTGCTGCGGTGCAATATCGAGGCATTCAGTACATCTAGAGCACACGCAGCACGAGCCTCACCCGCCCCAAGTCAAGAGGGTGTGGGTTCAAGCCCCCCACCGCCGAGATTTGAGCTTAAAAATCCAGTCTGATGCTGCCAGTTcggtgctgagggaatgctgcactgtcaaaggtgctgAACAAACGTTAAGCAGTGAGATGGTTGGGCACAGGTACAAAGAGGAGAGAGACAGTAGGGCAGACAGCCAGACgatgaaggagacagagagagagagagagatggatagaCAGATGGAAGGAGCAGGGAGGGAGACGGACATACAGACTGGCAGCTGGATGGAATGGCAGGAAAACAGAGTGACTTGCacagacagaaagaaataaagggagaaggatggagacacgagactgcagatgctggaatctggagcaacaaacaatctgctggaggaacttggcgggtcgagcagcatccgtgggggaaaaggaatggtcaacgtttcgggccaaaaccctgcatcaggaccggatTCAGGGTTTCGACGAAACGTCGaacattccttcccccccccccccgcccccaccacagatgctgctcaaccccactgagttcctccagcagcctgttttGTAGAAGCAGGAGTGACTGTACAGAGATACAAAGACAGACAGATGTTAGggcagagagagatggggagggagggagaaggcagagagagcGGGAGatagatagaaaaagagaggtgGCTGGGCAGAGGTAGAGAGGCAGGCAAGTGTTGGATCAGGGAGGTAGTTGGAGccagaggtaagataagataagatatctttattagtcacatgtacatcgaagcacacagtgaaatgtatggatgtgcgggggcagcccacaagtgtcgccacacttccggcgccaacgtagcgtgcccacaacttcctaacccgtacacctttggaatgtgggaggaaaccggagcacgtggaggaaacccacgcaggcacggggagaacgtacaaactccttacagacagtggccagaattgaacccaggtcgctggtgctgtaatagcgctacgctaaccgttacactaccgtggtAGGAGGTAATGAGGGACATACAGGGACAAGTAGGCAGACACAAAGAGAGGAAGGCAGACATTAGACTGACAAATAGACAGGCTGACCCATACGTGCACCTTGTGAAGGTCAGGGTAACTATTAAGGATATTTCTTCCCAGTGCCTGGAGCCCATAGTTATTCCTCAAACAGCACCAATaaatagagacagaagagactgcagatgctgtaatctggaccAAAAACCAAACCAAAATGGCaccccaatgaagggtctcaaccggaagcctccacagatgctgcctgacccactgagtccctccagcagtttgttttttagcaTCCGTAAACTGATaacctgatcattatcacattacagAACTTGTGGGAGCCCAGTGTGTGCAAGTTGGTTGCCACACTTCCTACATTAACCATATTTCATAGTTAGCTCATTGCTTCTGAAGTTCTTTGCAACTTCCTGAAATCGTGAACAGTGCCTTAAACACATCAGTtgttctctttctcccccccaacTGCCCAAAGGATCTCTCGGTTCCAACCTGGAGACTAGCAAGATAAAATTAAATCTGCCCCTCCAGCGATGCCCCAGTGGGTGAATATACCACCTGGTGTGTTATTGGGAAAATGGAACGTCTGATTTCTGACGAGAGAGGAATTGAGGGGAAAAAGATCTTTGAGTTTCTGCCCCTGTAAAGTGCATCTGTTACTATTAATTAGCCTCAGTTGTGATGCATGCAATGGTCAAATAGCCCCTGCTAGGTGTCAGGAAATCGAATGTCAGCGCAGCTGAGAACAGACAAAGTTCAAGCTCCCATATGCATTACTAACCGTTATCTCAGCACCTTCTAATCTCTCAAAGATTTACGTTCACACATTGTAGAACTTTGCCATTTGGTCAGTGTTGTCCCTCATTCACATCAACTTCCCCTTTCACCTACCTGGAGATCAATGAGACTCCCACCCAGTTAGACCTCCGGCCAGAGCTGATCATCCTTTACCCAGGGAGacaaagggcccttcagcccatcgagtctgcgccGGCTATCGGCCACTCATTAGGGTTTCGAGGGAGAGCACAGAGAGTGAGGGTAACTCACCTGAGGGAGGAATGGTCTGAGTCCATCGACACGGCCATCGCACAAGCCAGGACCAGCGATACCGGGAAACTCATCATGAGCATGGCTACCTGAAAGTTGAGTCAGATAGCGTCACTACCTTGTGCTTATTCCTCAGGGGCCAGCAGAgagatttagaacacagaacatagaatcatagaacagtgcagcacaatacaggcccttcgacccacaatgttgtgccgacctttaaacctcacctaagattatctaaccccttcctcccacatatccctctattttaagttcctccatatgcttatctagtaatctcttgaatttgaccaatgtacctgcctccaccatcgccccaggcagtgcattccatgccccaaccactctctgggtaaaaaaccttcctctgatatctcccttgaacttcccacccattactataaagccatgccctcttgtattgagatttggtgccctgggaaagaggcgctggctgttcactctttctattcctcttaatattttgtacacctctatcatgtctcctctcatcttccttctctccaaagggtaaagccttagctcccttagtctctcctcataatgcatactctctaaaccaggcagcatcctggtaaatctcctctgcatccttggTAAATCCAGAATCTACTATGTCAGAAGAATGGAATTTCAAGATTCCCGGTCCTACTCTGGAACTGGTTTTCTTCTGTACTAACCCATGCCCGTGAGAGATCCGAGGACAGTCTGTGAAACCCTGGGGTCCCTGTGCAGATAAGGAATGAAGCTAGCACCTTTGAAAGAGGAGCTGGAacaggtgcagaacagattcacaaggttgttaccgggactggagggcttgagaggctgcgattttttttccttggagtgtaagaggctgaggggtgaccttaaagaggtataTTAAATAATGAGGGGCGTAGATGAGGTgggcagtcttttccccagggtaggggagtctaacattagagggcataggtttaaggtgagaggggaaagatttaaaagggatctgaggggcaactttttcacagagaaagaggtggtgagtatatggaacgaactgccagaggaagtggcggaggcaggtacaattacaacgttcaaAAAACAtctagacaggtacgtggatcggaaaggtttagagggatatgagctaagcgcagagaaatgggactggctcaggtagacaacttggttggcatggacaagttgggctgaagggcctgtttccgtgactcTGCGTCTcggtgaggggtggtgggggagggggagcagcgcGTGAACATTTTCGGGATAATACAGTCATTGTGTCCAAAGCATCTGAGAGACAGGCATAAAtgaaaagtttctcactctctctctctctctctctctctctctctctctgtctctttctatctctctctctctctcgcaccagTTAACAGAGAAGTAGTCAGGAAATCATCGCGGACAATCCTTACCTGTCTGTGCCCCTCCAGGGGCTAAAGAGGTTCGGATTTCTCCGTGAGCTGGAAGTCTGTCTCCTGAGCAGTATCCGGCACTCTTTT
Coding sequences within:
- the LOC127585591 gene encoding calcitonin gene-related peptide-like, with amino-acid sequence MLMMSFPVSLVLACAMAVSMDSDHSSLRSPGSPHPGKVLIRRVDGHYLPGLTQRQLLQPVTAYVQDHHNQRARRLLLLHKQKRSCNTATCVTFRLANFLSRSGAMGSSSFIPTDVGAKAFGRKRREVPV